GATTCCCGTGCCCGTCCGCTTCAGCACCCGCAGCGAGTCCGTCACCGACACCTCCGTGAACGCGCCGGACTCCAGCGCCCGGAGGTAGACCCGGTACGGGGCCTGTCCCGTGAACTCGTCCTCCGGTTCGGGGAACACGTCGTGGATGACCAGCAGCCCGCCCTCGGCGACATGCGGGGCCCAGCCCTCGTAGTCGGCGTTCGCGTGCTCGTCGGTGTGGCCGCCGTCGATGAAGACCAGGCCTAGCGGGGTGCCCCAGACCTTCGCGACCTGCGGGGAACGGCCGACCAGGGCGATCACGTGCTCCTCCAGACCCGCCGCGTGCAGCGTGCGGCGGAACGTCGGCAGCGTGTCCATGAGGCCGATCGCCGGGTCGACCGTCTCCGGGTCGTGGTACTCCCAGCCCGGCTGCTGCTCCTCGCTGCCGCGGTGGTGGTCGACCGTGAGAGCTGTCACACCGGCCTCGCGGGCGGCGTCGGCGAGCAGGA
The DNA window shown above is from Streptomyces chartreusis and carries:
- a CDS encoding class I SAM-dependent methyltransferase, producing the protein MAPAPKPEILAAFEAAKGFMPTGEGLALHAAAVEAGRLGLPLLEVGTYCGRSTILLADAAREAGVTALTVDHHRGSEEQQPGWEYHDPETVDPAIGLMDTLPTFRRTLHAAGLEEHVIALVGRSPQVAKVWGTPLGLVFIDGGHTDEHANADYEGWAPHVAEGGLLVIHDVFPEPEDEFTGQAPYRVYLRALESGAFTEVSVTDSLRVLKRTGTGI